A stretch of Phoenix dactylifera cultivar Barhee BC4 chromosome 16, palm_55x_up_171113_PBpolish2nd_filt_p, whole genome shotgun sequence DNA encodes these proteins:
- the LOC103703687 gene encoding transcription termination factor MTEF1, chloroplastic: protein MPVLHTLCASSSLPNTMTSPQLSNLSAKPSTLNSSAGTPRAMQTDFPLPLPELPGHVREKILSLEVMGIDSGRALSLNPALRSASLDSINSIISYLQSKGIHHKDLGRILGMCPKILTASIRSDLRPVFQFLSQDLQVPESNCRRVINKCPRLLASSVRDQLKPALIYLQRLGFRDTDALAYQDPILLVSSVEKTMIPKLQYLVGLGLSREEAVGMVLRCPGLFTFSIEKNFKPKYEYFVREMAGTLEDLKEFPQFFAFSLEKRIKPRHQELMEKGIMKVPLSVMLKSTDEEFKELIQKGS, encoded by the coding sequence ATGCCAGTCCTCCATACTCTCTGTGCCTCCTCCTCGCTACCCAACACCATGACATCCCCCCAGTTATCAAACCTATCGGCTAAACCATCGACTCTGAATTCAAGTGCAGGCACGCCCAGGGCCATGCAAACTgacttccctctccctctccctgaaCTCCCCGGCCATGTCAGGGAGAAGATCCTCAGCCTAGAGGTCATGGGCATCGACTCCGGCCGGGCTCTTTCCCTCAATCCAGCCCTCCGCAGCGCATCCCTCGACTCCATCAACTCCATCATCTCCTATCTCCAGTCCAAAGGCATCCACCACAAGGACCTGGGCAGGATCCTCGGGATGTGCCCGAAGATCCTCACCGCCAGCATCCGCTCCGACCTCCGCCCTGTCTTCCAGTTCCTCTCCCAGGACCTCCAGGTCCCGGAATCCAATTGCAGGAGGGTCATCAACAAGTGCCCCAGGCTGCTAGCCTCCAGTGTCCGGGACCAGCTCAAGCCCGCCCTCATCTATCTCCAGAGGCTGGGTTTCAGGGACACAGATGCACTTGCCTACCAGGATCCAATCCTTCTGGTCTCCAGTGTGGAGAAGACAATGATCCCCAAGCTTCAGTACTTGGTGGGCTTGGGGCTCTCCCGGGAGGAGGCTGTGGGAATGGTGCTGAGGTGCCCGGGTTTGTTCACCTTCAGCATTGAGAAGAACTTCAAACCCAAGTACGAGTATTTTGTGAGGGAGATGGCTGGCACACTGGAGGACCTGAAGGAGTTCCCTCAGTTCTTTGCCTTCAGTTTGGAGAAGAGGATCAAGCCCAGGCATCAGGAGCTCATGGAGAAGGGGATCATGAAGGTCCCTCTCTCGGTCATGCTGAAGAGCACCGACGAGGAGTTCAAGGAGTTGATACAGAAAGGCAGTTAA